A single genomic interval of Dehalococcoidales bacterium harbors:
- a CDS encoding acylphosphatase — MVSDLASVQVTVYGHVQGVFFRDFTLRCAIELELTGYVRNLTQHAGVEVIAEGKKDHLEKLVSRLEIGPTAARVTEIVTRWSSYTGVYPSFSIKH, encoded by the coding sequence ATGGTCAGCGATTTAGCCTCGGTCCAGGTGACTGTATATGGCCATGTCCAGGGTGTCTTCTTCCGTGACTTTACTTTAAGGTGTGCGATAGAACTGGAACTGACCGGCTATGTGCGTAACCTGACCCAACATGCCGGGGTAGAAGTCATCGCAGAAGGGAAAAAAGACCATCTGGAAAAGCTTGTCAGCCGGCTTGAGATAGGGCCAACGGCAGCAAGAGTAACCGAAATAGTCACCAGATGGTCATCTTATACCGGGGTTTACCCGAGCTTTAGCATCAAACACTAG
- a CDS encoding DUF362 domain-containing protein, with protein sequence MIVKDSEFVFEPPPVVSRARRVLIKPSAGYSQPYPVTTSREILSVIIDGIRRVSQADILLLEGLPGGAAVKPVYHDLGYKFPRVIMLDVKDCIWVEVDNPLPKPLAVPTFWIPNVILSSDYLITVAPLRVTHGSGVLSLANLLSLLPSTKYGGGERGGWPDLYELGIDRVLTDLYFTLPFDLGIIEASQKFVSGDDPTKGEIEDFGKIFVGEPYEVDVEASEMVGIRTEYLDLIKVAKVGFES encoded by the coding sequence TTGATAGTTAAGGATTCCGAGTTTGTTTTTGAACCACCGCCGGTGGTATCCAGGGCGAGACGTGTTTTGATTAAACCCAGTGCCGGCTATTCACAACCATATCCGGTAACCACCAGCCGGGAGATACTATCGGTGATAATAGACGGCATTAGGCGGGTTAGTCAGGCTGATATCCTGCTGCTGGAAGGTTTGCCGGGAGGGGCAGCGGTCAAGCCGGTATACCATGACCTGGGCTATAAGTTTCCTCGTGTCATAATGCTGGATGTTAAGGACTGTATCTGGGTTGAGGTGGACAATCCTTTGCCTAAGCCTCTGGCAGTACCGACCTTCTGGATACCTAATGTCATCCTGTCCAGTGACTATCTGATAACGGTTGCGCCGTTAAGGGTTACTCATGGAAGCGGTGTTCTGAGTCTGGCCAACCTGCTGTCATTGCTGCCCAGTACCAAGTATGGTGGTGGAGAGCGGGGGGGGTGGCCGGATCTGTATGAGCTGGGGATCGACAGAGTATTGACCGACCTCTATTTTACCCTACCCTTCGACCTGGGTATTATCGAGGCCAGTCAGAAGTTTGTCAGTGGAGATGATCCCACTAAAGGTGAGATTGAAGACTTCGGTAAGATATTTGTCGGTGAGCCCTATGAGGTTGATGTTGAAGCCTCTGAGATGGTCGGGATTCGCACAGAGTACCTCGATTTGATTAAGGTAGCCAAAGTGGGGTTCGAGTCCTGA
- a CDS encoding molybdopterin molybdotransferase MoeA, with protein sequence MISVEEALDKVLGYVYVLGVEERPILDCLGQVLAEDIYSGINIPPRDNSAMDGYAVRSEDSKGASGKKPRCLRVIDTLAAGDIPGRRLEEGTAIRIMTGAPVPEGADSIVRFEDTDEASRAGSTDEIGILKEVEAGFDIRRAGEDVRRGAKVLSRGLVIRPAEVGVLASLGRSTVKVIRRPEVAILATGDELVDVSEPLPAGRIYNSNSYSLAALVRRYGGIPKMLGIARDSEDSVVASLRNTLEADMLVTSGGVSLGDYDVVKDVLVKQGEIAFWTVRMKPGKPLAFGMINVVGSTGAVGKIPHLGLPGNPVSVMVTFELFVRPAILKMMGKQNLTKPSIQAVIRNSVVNDDGRRIYVRVVVEERDGQYFASLTGPQGSGILSSMSLASGLAIVPEDRPGVSAGDTVKVLMLDWERE encoded by the coding sequence ATGATAAGCGTTGAAGAAGCGCTGGATAAGGTCCTTGGTTATGTCTATGTGCTCGGAGTGGAGGAGCGGCCCATTCTGGACTGCTTGGGTCAGGTTCTGGCCGAGGATATTTATTCCGGTATTAACATTCCGCCGCGGGATAACTCGGCTATGGATGGTTATGCGGTCAGGTCTGAGGACAGCAAAGGAGCCAGCGGAAAGAAGCCGCGGTGTTTGCGTGTTATCGATACATTGGCGGCCGGCGATATTCCCGGGCGTAGATTGGAGGAGGGGACCGCTATCCGTATTATGACCGGTGCTCCGGTACCAGAAGGTGCCGACAGTATCGTCAGATTTGAGGATACCGATGAGGCTTCACGAGCCGGGTCTACCGATGAGATAGGTATTCTTAAAGAGGTGGAGGCCGGATTTGATATTCGCCGGGCGGGCGAGGATGTTCGCCGGGGAGCAAAGGTATTAAGCAGGGGGCTGGTAATCAGACCGGCGGAGGTTGGTGTCCTGGCTTCCCTGGGGCGTAGTACGGTCAAGGTTATCCGCCGTCCCGAGGTGGCTATTCTAGCTACCGGCGATGAGCTGGTGGATGTTAGCGAGCCTCTACCCGCTGGTAGAATATACAACAGTAATAGTTATAGTCTGGCAGCTTTGGTGCGTCGTTACGGGGGGATTCCGAAGATGCTGGGTATAGCTCGTGATAGTGAGGATTCGGTGGTGGCCAGCCTTCGCAATACACTGGAAGCTGACATGCTGGTAACCAGCGGCGGTGTCTCTCTGGGAGATTATGATGTCGTTAAGGATGTCTTAGTCAAACAGGGCGAGATTGCCTTCTGGACAGTTAGAATGAAGCCGGGTAAGCCGCTTGCCTTCGGTATGATTAATGTGGTTGGGAGTACCGGTGCGGTGGGGAAAATACCTCATCTTGGCTTGCCTGGTAATCCGGTCAGCGTCATGGTTACTTTCGAGCTGTTTGTACGCCCTGCCATTCTGAAGATGATGGGTAAGCAGAATTTGACTAAACCCAGCATTCAAGCGGTGATCAGGAATTCCGTAGTTAATGATGACGGGCGGCGTATCTATGTCCGGGTTGTGGTAGAAGAGCGTGACGGCCAATACTTTGCCAGTCTAACCGGCCCTCAGGGCTCGGGGATTCTGAGCTCGATGAGTTTAGCTAGCGGTCTGGCGATTGTTCCTGAGGACAGACCGGGGGTGTCGGCGGGGGATACCGTAAAGGTGTTGATGCTTGACTGGGAGAGGGAGTAG
- the rpsR gene encoding 30S ribosomal protein S18, translated as MAERQFNRFDNGERRKWSGSRFAPKRKVCSFCVAKAKTIDYKNPSKLQQFITDRGKITPRRKTGVCARHQRTLAIAIKRARHLALLPYVPAHVHHVTG; from the coding sequence GTGGCCGAACGACAATTTAATAGATTCGATAATGGGGAGAGACGAAAGTGGAGCGGGTCGAGATTTGCACCCAAGCGAAAGGTCTGTTCATTCTGCGTCGCTAAGGCAAAAACGATCGATTATAAGAACCCGTCAAAGCTGCAGCAGTTTATTACCGACAGAGGGAAGATTACGCCGCGGCGTAAGACCGGTGTTTGCGCCAGGCATCAGCGGACTCTGGCGATAGCTATCAAAAGAGCGAGACACCTGGCCCTGCTGCCCTACGTACCCGCCCATGTGCATCATGTGACCGGTTAG
- the ssb gene encoding single-stranded DNA-binding protein, with product MASVNKMIIIGNLGSEPEMRFTPNGNPVTSFRVATNWRYTTSQGERREETEWFTVVAWNRLAEQCNQFLAKGRLIYVEGRLRTRTWDSQDGEKRFRNEIVADHVTFLPSVAAASLPEEGMSSIEGDEVSPEDIPF from the coding sequence ATGGCGAGCGTAAACAAAATGATAATCATTGGTAATCTTGGCAGCGAACCTGAGATGCGCTTTACCCCGAACGGCAATCCGGTGACTTCATTTCGTGTTGCGACTAATTGGAGATATACTACCAGTCAAGGTGAACGCAGGGAGGAGACGGAGTGGTTCACTGTGGTCGCCTGGAATAGACTGGCGGAGCAGTGCAATCAGTTCCTGGCTAAGGGAAGGCTGATCTATGTTGAGGGAAGGTTACGCACACGCACCTGGGATAGTCAGGATGGCGAAAAGCGTTTCCGCAATGAAATTGTGGCTGACCACGTAACATTCTTACCCAGCGTAGCGGCAGCCTCTCTTCCCGAGGAGGGAATGAGTAGTATTGAAGGCGATGAAGTCAGCCCGGAAGATATTCCGTTTTAA
- the rpsF gene encoding 30S ribosomal protein S6, giving the protein MAVKKIAEKEKVLGTEDIPQRGYELVMVISPEVVDEQLEAKVDEVSRFITERGGVIASVEQWGKRKLAYPIRSFTEGSYVLSRFESKPSLCKQLEASLQISEDVLRYLLIRPGA; this is encoded by the coding sequence ATGGCAGTTAAGAAAATAGCGGAAAAAGAAAAGGTTTTAGGGACAGAAGACATACCACAGCGAGGCTACGAGTTGGTAATGGTTATCAGCCCGGAGGTTGTCGACGAGCAGTTAGAGGCTAAAGTCGACGAGGTAAGCAGATTCATCACGGAAAGGGGCGGCGTTATTGCTTCCGTGGAACAATGGGGCAAACGGAAGCTGGCCTACCCGATAAGAAGCTTTACGGAAGGCAGCTATGTACTGAGCAGGTTTGAGTCTAAGCCTTCATTGTGCAAACAGTTGGAAGCCAGCCTGCAGATTTCCGAGGATGTGTTGAGATATCTGCTGATAAGGCCTGGCGCCTGA
- a CDS encoding helix-turn-helix domain-containing protein → MTDSKINPMLTTSDVARLLNVHINTVRRWSNQGIIKTYRIGSRGDRRFDRKDIEQFLRRKTRTK, encoded by the coding sequence ATGACCGATAGCAAGATCAACCCTATGCTGACCACAAGCGACGTAGCCCGCCTGCTCAACGTCCACATCAACACGGTAAGGCGCTGGAGCAACCAGGGGATAATCAAGACCTATCGCATCGGCTCCCGGGGTGACCGCCGGTTCGACCGCAAAGATATCGAGCAGTTTCTCCGCCGGAAAACAAGAACAAAGTAG
- a CDS encoding response regulator transcription factor yields MNKIIVMIIDEQPFFRTGVRQVLSQEADFKIMDCDPTQDPLGMIEANMPNIVLLGSDLGAHSGLELSRRIARYYPNTKVIMLSPNPNDEELFEVIKTAAVACLSKNADTTELISTIRRACRGEYPINDSVINRPRIAGRVLEQFQSTSPISKTMESVIAPLTNRETQIMRYIADGNTNKEIGLALGISEQTIKSHVSAILRKLNANDRAHAVALAIRSSLISPESRKQEPSQ; encoded by the coding sequence GTGAATAAGATAATCGTAATGATAATTGATGAACAGCCCTTTTTCCGGACCGGTGTCCGTCAGGTATTATCCCAAGAGGCTGACTTCAAGATAATGGACTGCGACCCGACTCAGGACCCGTTAGGGATGATCGAAGCCAACATGCCCAACATAGTCCTGCTGGGCTCGGACCTCGGTGCACACAGCGGTCTGGAACTGAGCCGGAGAATTGCCCGCTACTACCCGAACACCAAGGTAATAATGCTGAGCCCCAACCCCAACGATGAAGAGCTTTTTGAGGTTATCAAGACCGCGGCCGTCGCCTGCCTGAGCAAGAATGCTGATACAACAGAGCTGATCAGCACCATCAGACGGGCCTGTCGGGGTGAATACCCAATAAACGATAGCGTCATAAACCGGCCCAGGATCGCCGGCCGCGTTCTGGAGCAATTCCAGAGCACCTCGCCGATATCAAAAACAATGGAGTCGGTCATCGCTCCCCTCACCAACCGGGAGACGCAGATTATGAGATACATCGCCGACGGCAACACCAACAAGGAAATCGGGCTGGCCCTGGGCATCAGCGAGCAGACTATTAAAAGCCATGTCAGTGCTATTCTGCGCAAGCTGAATGCCAATGACAGGGCACACGCGGTCGCCCTCGCCATACGCAGCAGCTTGATCTCACCGGAAAGCAGGAAACAAGAGCCGTCTCAATAA
- a CDS encoding GspE/PulE family protein: MDNNRKKAGDNADTLDLSKSKDFTGEQSEERSQPRPEDEAARDTPAQQLRQVIPAEVLQLIPEVMARRYNAIPISVSGHTLKVAMANPTDIFALEAFSANSKKRIKPVPADAKDIRSAIDFNYKNYGEIEKQISSIAIPSDALDERLAIDAVVDAPLAQALNLIIEEAVRSRSSDIHIEPQEDRVRIRYRIDGTLHDMMSLPLNIHRAIISRIKILADMNIADHHHSQDGQFSTKAKGRDIDIRVATVPTVLGEMAVLRLLDKSQAVLGLSELGFLPDSLEKYANLLKVPYGMILISGPTGAGKTTTLYASINSLDTIGRNIITIEDPAEYRFHDINQIQVNPQAGITFARGLRAILRLDPDIIMVGEIRDTETTNIAVQSALTGHLMLSSIHASDAAGVLTRLIDLDVEPFLIASSVIGVVAQRMVRRICPDCAHLIEAPMVEQAAYQREMSDSRKEFYYGTGCASCSYTGYLGRTGIFEILLISDSIRALIIKQASSSEIRSQAIAEGMIPMMGDGMRKVKEGITTPAEVLRSAYSPDLKPLG, translated from the coding sequence ATGGACAATAATAGAAAGAAAGCCGGGGATAACGCCGATACACTCGACCTTAGCAAATCGAAGGACTTCACCGGGGAGCAATCGGAGGAGAGATCACAGCCGCGGCCGGAAGATGAAGCGGCGCGCGATACTCCGGCCCAGCAGCTAAGGCAGGTTATTCCCGCAGAGGTGTTACAGCTTATTCCCGAGGTCATGGCAAGGCGTTACAACGCCATCCCTATCAGCGTCTCCGGCCATACCCTGAAGGTCGCCATGGCAAATCCGACCGACATCTTCGCCCTGGAGGCATTCTCAGCGAACAGCAAGAAGAGAATCAAGCCGGTACCTGCCGATGCCAAGGACATCAGGAGCGCCATCGACTTTAACTACAAGAACTATGGCGAGATCGAAAAACAGATTTCCAGCATTGCTATTCCTTCCGACGCCCTCGACGAAAGGCTGGCCATCGATGCCGTTGTCGATGCTCCGCTGGCACAGGCGCTTAACCTTATTATCGAGGAAGCAGTTCGCTCCCGCTCATCCGATATCCACATCGAGCCGCAAGAGGACAGAGTGAGGATACGCTACCGCATCGACGGCACACTGCATGACATGATGTCCCTGCCCTTGAACATCCACCGGGCCATTATATCCCGCATCAAGATCCTGGCCGATATGAACATCGCCGACCATCATCACTCCCAGGACGGCCAGTTTTCCACCAAGGCTAAAGGGCGTGATATTGATATCCGGGTAGCTACCGTTCCCACCGTTCTCGGCGAGATGGCAGTTCTGCGCCTCCTAGACAAATCACAGGCTGTGCTCGGGCTGTCCGAGCTGGGCTTCCTCCCCGACAGCCTGGAGAAGTACGCAAACCTGCTCAAGGTCCCCTACGGGATGATCCTCATCAGCGGCCCCACCGGAGCCGGCAAGACGACCACGCTCTATGCCTCGATCAACTCACTGGACACGATAGGCAGAAACATAATCACTATCGAAGACCCTGCCGAGTACCGCTTCCACGACATCAACCAGATTCAGGTCAACCCACAGGCAGGCATTACCTTTGCCAGGGGACTGCGGGCCATACTCCGTCTCGACCCCGATATCATAATGGTCGGCGAGATACGTGATACCGAGACGACCAACATCGCCGTCCAGTCGGCTCTGACCGGACACCTGATGCTCTCCTCTATCCATGCCAGCGATGCCGCCGGCGTGCTTACCCGCCTCATCGACCTGGATGTGGAGCCATTCCTGATCGCATCGTCAGTTATCGGCGTGGTGGCGCAGCGGATGGTACGCCGCATATGCCCCGACTGCGCTCACCTTATCGAAGCACCGATGGTAGAGCAGGCGGCATACCAGAGGGAGATGTCAGATAGCAGGAAGGAATTCTACTACGGCACCGGCTGTGCCTCCTGCTCCTATACCGGCTACCTCGGCCGTACCGGAATATTCGAGATACTGCTGATCAGCGACAGTATCAGGGCACTCATTATTAAACAGGCTTCAAGCAGCGAGATTCGTTCTCAGGCGATTGCCGAAGGTATGATCCCGATGATGGGTGACGGAATGCGCAAGGTAAAGGAGGGCATCACCACTCCCGCCGAGGTGCTGCGCAGCGCCTACTCTCCCGATTTAAAACCATTAGGTTAA
- a CDS encoding type II secretion system F family protein, protein MKYAYVAYTKNKKLVKGQLEANSEETAANLLGYGGYQVLSLKEVVPFFDSKQMFARFNRIKPSEMVMFSRQLALLLESGTDIVTSLELLQDQVTNSSLMKIITQVISDIRGGSSLSAAISKHPRAFSQLYYRAMAAGEQGGNLEVVLRQMADHIERAALTEKKVRGALMYPLVVIIVAIAVVSMLVTLVLPHFSDLYRAMGSDLPILPKMLIGFSDWAQKYGLYVLIGIIVAFGGITVYIRTAQGKYRWDKFMLNVPLIGRINLLNQLSRCCRTISLLFRVGVPLPEIISVTIYSTTNKIIEEALSGVQGDLLRGEGLSRPMSKRKVFLPLMVQMTSVGEETGNLDKTLATVADSYETESADRTSAAVGMIQPVMTIIIGLIVAFVAIALITAMYSIYDQF, encoded by the coding sequence ATGAAATATGCCTATGTAGCCTACACCAAAAACAAGAAACTGGTTAAGGGCCAGCTGGAGGCCAACAGCGAAGAGACCGCCGCCAATCTGCTGGGTTACGGCGGCTACCAGGTGCTCAGCTTAAAAGAGGTGGTCCCCTTCTTTGACAGTAAGCAGATGTTTGCCCGCTTCAACCGGATCAAGCCGTCGGAGATGGTGATGTTCTCCCGCCAGCTGGCTCTGCTGCTTGAGTCCGGCACCGATATTGTCACCTCGCTGGAACTGCTGCAGGATCAGGTAACCAACTCGAGCCTCATGAAGATTATTACTCAGGTTATCTCCGATATTCGCGGCGGCAGCTCGCTATCGGCAGCGATAAGCAAACACCCGCGTGCTTTCTCACAGCTATACTACCGGGCGATGGCGGCCGGTGAGCAGGGCGGCAACCTGGAAGTGGTTCTACGACAGATGGCCGACCACATTGAGAGAGCAGCGTTAACCGAAAAGAAGGTGAGGGGAGCCCTGATGTATCCCCTGGTTGTTATCATTGTAGCCATCGCTGTGGTATCCATGCTGGTTACTCTGGTATTACCCCATTTCAGCGACCTTTACCGCGCCATGGGCTCGGACCTGCCCATTTTACCCAAGATGCTCATCGGCTTCAGCGACTGGGCACAAAAGTACGGGCTCTATGTTTTGATCGGTATCATCGTGGCCTTCGGCGGTATTACTGTCTATATCAGGACCGCCCAAGGCAAGTACCGCTGGGATAAGTTCATGCTTAATGTACCGCTCATCGGACGCATCAACCTGCTCAATCAGCTCTCCCGCTGCTGCCGGACGATATCACTGCTCTTCCGGGTCGGCGTGCCCCTGCCCGAAATTATCAGCGTTACCATCTATAGCACCACCAACAAGATAATAGAAGAAGCTTTAAGCGGGGTGCAGGGTGATCTGCTCAGGGGCGAAGGCTTGTCCCGGCCGATGTCGAAAAGAAAGGTTTTTCTCCCCTTAATGGTGCAGATGACTAGTGTCGGTGAAGAAACCGGCAACCTCGACAAAACACTGGCTACCGTCGCCGATAGCTACGAAACCGAGTCGGCCGACAGGACCAGTGCCGCCGTGGGCATGATTCAGCCGGTAATGACAATCATCATCGGGCTGATAGTCGCTTTCGTCGCCATTGCCTTGATTACCGCAATGTACTCGATATACGACCAGTTTTAA
- a CDS encoding type II secretion system protein, translating into MKSEKGFTLIMVLVAIAILGLIAVIFAGGISTGAKSVFVSDERVTAESLARSQLESIKNQTYIYYSDDPHDTYDIISTPEGYIINLDVAPFDPDTSTPYSESDGVFDGDDGIQKITVTVDHHDKEAVFTLEDYKVDR; encoded by the coding sequence ATGAAAAGCGAAAAGGGCTTTACCCTGATCATGGTGCTGGTCGCCATCGCCATACTTGGTCTGATAGCAGTCATCTTCGCCGGCGGCATCTCTACGGGTGCCAAGTCAGTCTTCGTAAGCGACGAGCGGGTTACCGCGGAGAGCCTGGCCAGAAGCCAGTTGGAGAGTATCAAGAACCAGACTTATATTTATTATTCCGATGACCCGCACGATACGTATGACATAATAAGCACCCCTGAAGGCTATATTATTAACCTCGATGTTGCCCCCTTCGACCCGGATACATCAACCCCCTACAGCGAGAGCGACGGGGTTTTTGACGGCGATGACGGCATACAAAAGATAACGGTAACGGTTGACCACCATGATAAAGAAGCCGTGTTTACCCTGGAGGATTACAAGGTAGACCGATGA
- a CDS encoding prepilin-type N-terminal cleavage/methylation domain-containing protein: MITRMSGLLLKNQRGFTLIEILIVVAIGSAIAVVGSMATRQVMLETVRNNNHEIAVRQVQNAGFWVTHDTQTSQTVAVEADADGLPLTLTWQDFEGTNEYQVVYSLEEVEGVLNLKREHYTNRIDNPDPDATSYVAKYIDDDPLKTSCSFANPVLTFTVTATVGGGSLQEQSETRVYEIVRRPDGS; this comes from the coding sequence ATGATTACGCGCATGTCGGGGCTGCTACTCAAGAACCAGCGTGGATTTACCCTGATCGAAATACTGATCGTGGTCGCTATCGGTAGTGCTATCGCCGTGGTAGGCAGTATGGCAACCCGACAAGTAATGCTGGAAACCGTCCGCAACAACAACCACGAGATTGCGGTAAGGCAGGTACAGAACGCCGGATTCTGGGTAACCCACGACACCCAGACTTCCCAAACCGTAGCGGTCGAGGCAGATGCCGACGGCCTACCCCTTACCCTTACCTGGCAGGATTTTGAGGGCACCAACGAATATCAAGTGGTCTATTCTCTGGAGGAAGTGGAAGGCGTGCTCAACCTGAAACGGGAACACTACACCAATAGAATCGACAACCCGGACCCCGATGCCACCAGCTATGTCGCCAAATATATCGATGACGACCCGCTGAAGACCAGTTGTAGTTTTGCTAATCCCGTGCTAACATTTACGGTAACCGCTACTGTAGGCGGCGGCTCGCTGCAGGAGCAGAGCGAGACCCGGGTATATGAGATTGTCCGTAGACCTGACGGCAGTTGA
- the pilM gene encoding pilus assembly protein PilM, translating into MAEVSLFIEDTAIKLLSTKGRHVDKWAMLPLEPGLVSDGIILDEAQVAEKIKELFKQQKIGAKKVTAGLSGLNSIYRLTSLPELPEAILPEAVEQEASRIVPAPLEQFYLSYQTIPAPVGETGVFLAAFPRNTADALFRTLKKSGIKATAVDLAPLALCRTVDAPEAIIIDARSAGLDIAIMVDRVPRVIRSFSLPGEAESLAERMQTISEEMERTIAFYNSGHQDKPLPPATPVFVSGDLAEAPESWTLLVGTEDTPVARLLSPMQAPEEFDASQFMVNIGLSLKNLPSEKEGNFSIVNFNALPESEKPQGISLARILTPVGIVIGIGLVFWLWLQVQDIRTKNEALRSQVDINQGLITQQREEIAALNEDIAAIEPQIAPLEARANIFSGTFADLDANRSQINRDLSGIVGLRPDDVDLVSISHNGSQITVTGTAPEKEILKYARNLRSSGRYSEVNISSLSYKLILEDWEDLETEVVYNFVLLLTSMAVE; encoded by the coding sequence ATGGCTGAAGTAAGTCTATTCATTGAAGATACCGCTATCAAGCTGCTGTCAACTAAGGGCCGCCATGTGGATAAATGGGCAATGCTGCCGCTGGAGCCTGGGCTGGTCAGTGACGGTATTATCCTTGATGAAGCTCAGGTTGCCGAAAAGATCAAGGAGCTTTTTAAGCAGCAGAAGATAGGGGCAAAGAAGGTAACCGCCGGTTTAAGCGGCCTGAATTCCATCTACCGGCTGACCTCCCTGCCTGAATTACCCGAGGCAATACTACCTGAAGCCGTAGAGCAAGAAGCCAGCCGGATCGTACCAGCACCTCTTGAGCAGTTCTACCTGTCCTACCAGACCATTCCCGCTCCGGTTGGCGAGACCGGCGTTTTCCTGGCCGCCTTTCCCCGAAACACCGCCGATGCCCTGTTTAGAACGCTAAAAAAATCCGGCATCAAGGCTACCGCTGTAGACCTGGCTCCGTTAGCCCTCTGCCGGACTGTCGATGCTCCAGAAGCCATCATCATCGACGCCCGCTCCGCCGGTCTTGATATCGCCATAATGGTAGACCGCGTCCCCCGGGTGATCCGCAGCTTCTCACTACCCGGCGAGGCTGAGTCTCTGGCCGAGCGTATGCAGACTATCTCAGAAGAAATGGAAAGAACGATTGCTTTCTATAACTCCGGACACCAGGATAAGCCCCTGCCACCGGCGACGCCGGTATTCGTTTCCGGCGATCTTGCCGAGGCACCGGAAAGCTGGACGCTGCTTGTCGGGACGGAAGATACCCCTGTTGCCAGGCTGCTGTCGCCGATGCAGGCTCCCGAAGAATTTGATGCCAGCCAGTTTATGGTAAATATCGGGCTTTCCTTAAAGAACCTGCCGTCGGAGAAAGAAGGCAACTTCTCGATAGTTAACTTCAACGCCCTTCCCGAGTCGGAGAAACCCCAGGGGATATCGCTGGCCCGGATTTTAACCCCGGTCGGCATCGTCATCGGCATCGGACTGGTCTTCTGGCTCTGGCTTCAAGTCCAGGATATCAGGACCAAAAACGAGGCACTGCGCTCCCAGGTAGATATCAACCAGGGCCTGATCACCCAGCAGCGTGAAGAAATAGCCGCACTCAACGAAGATATTGCCGCGATAGAGCCCCAGATTGCCCCCCTGGAGGCCAGGGCTAATATCTTCTCCGGCACCTTTGCCGACCTTGATGCCAACCGCAGCCAGATCAACCGGGACTTAAGCGGGATTGTCGGTCTTAGGCCTGATGATGTCGATCTTGTCAGTATCAGCCATAATGGCTCCCAGATCACCGTAACCGGTACCGCACCGGAAAAAGAAATCCTGAAGTATGCCAGGAACCTGAGAAGCAGCGGCAGGTACTCTGAAGTGAATATCTCGTCACTTAGCTATAAGTTGATACTGGAAGACTGGGAAGACCTGGAAACCGAGGTGGTCTACAACTTTGTGCTGCTGTTGACCAGCATGGCGGTGGAGTGA